One Rhizobiales bacterium GAS188 DNA window includes the following coding sequences:
- a CDS encoding 5-methyltetrahydrofolate--homocysteine methyltransferase, translating to MPGDDLDLNSLDDADLVAQMHDDLYDGLKPEIEEGVRILLGRKWTPYRVLTESLVEGMRIVGEDFRDGILFVPEVLMSANAMKGGMAILRPLLAETGAPKIGKMVIGTVKGDIHDIGKNLVCMMMEGAGFEVVDLGINNGVEKYLAAIDEHQPEILGMSALLTTTMPYMKVVIDTLKEKGIRNDFIVLVGGAPLNEGFANAIGADAYCRDAAVTVETAKALMARRQGSAQATAAQ from the coding sequence ATGCCCGGGGACGATCTCGACCTGAATTCCCTCGATGACGCCGACCTCGTGGCGCAGATGCATGACGACCTCTATGACGGCCTGAAGCCGGAAATCGAGGAGGGGGTGCGCATCCTGCTTGGCCGAAAGTGGACGCCCTACCGGGTGCTGACCGAATCGCTGGTCGAGGGCATGCGCATCGTCGGCGAAGATTTCCGCGACGGCATCCTGTTCGTGCCGGAAGTGCTGATGTCGGCAAACGCCATGAAAGGCGGCATGGCGATCTTGCGGCCGCTGCTCGCCGAGACCGGAGCCCCCAAGATCGGCAAGATGGTGATCGGCACCGTCAAGGGCGACATCCACGATATCGGCAAGAACCTCGTCTGCATGATGATGGAGGGGGCGGGCTTCGAGGTCGTCGATCTCGGCATCAACAACGGCGTCGAGAAATATCTCGCGGCGATCGATGAGCATCAGCCCGAGATTCTCGGCATGTCGGCGCTGCTAACGACCACCATGCCCTATATGAAGGTGGTGATCGACACGCTGAAGGAGAAGGGCATCCGCAACGATTTCATCGTGCTGGTCGGTGGGGCGCCCCTCAATGAGGGCTTCGCCAATGCCATCGGGGCCGACGCCTATTGCCGCGATGCCGCCGTCACGGTCGAGACCGCCAAGGCGCTGATGGCGCGCCGCCAAGGCTCCGCACAGGCCACGGCTGCGCAATAG
- a CDS encoding 2-oxoglutarate ferredoxin oxidoreductase subunit alpha — MPIASINDFVVRFANVNGSGSASANQIFARSILRMGVPVAPRNIFPSNIQGLPTWYEVRVSEAGHLGARGGTDLMVAMNPQTWDKDIASIEPGGYLFYDSSRPIPASKFRDDIAVIGMPLTQICNREYSDPRQRQLFKNIIYVGALSALLDIDIAEVEKLLSEQFRGKDKLIAPNVKALHIGRDYALENLSCPIGLQVRRSDKIGDRIFVEGNAAAGLGAVYGGASVCAWYPITPSTSLAEAFGSYCKRYRTDKESGKNRYAIVQAEDELASIGMVVGAAWNGARAFTATSGPGISLMQEFLGLAYFAEVPAVIFDVQRGGPSTGMPTRTQQSDILLCAYASHGDTKHVLLFPEDPHEAFEFGAQAFDLADRLQTPVFVMLDLDIGMNHRLCRPFTWDDSRVYDRGKVMSYEDLESGRDFGRYLDVDGDGIPYRTYPGTHPKRGSFFTRGSTRDRYARYTEEGGPYVDNMERLSRKFDTAKTLVPPAILHAAGRQTPLGVIYFGSTSPAMDEAVELLAADGIHLDRLRVRAFPFGREVTDFIAAHERIFLVEQNRDAQLRTLLLAECGVDPAMLAPILHYDGTPITARFIHEAIAGAVKAVPETVKRRVVRSE; from the coding sequence ATGCCGATCGCCAGCATAAACGATTTCGTCGTCCGCTTCGCCAACGTCAACGGCTCGGGCTCGGCGAGCGCCAACCAGATCTTCGCGCGCTCGATCCTGCGCATGGGCGTGCCCGTGGCGCCGCGCAACATCTTCCCTTCCAACATCCAGGGACTGCCGACCTGGTACGAGGTGCGCGTCAGCGAAGCCGGGCATCTGGGGGCGCGCGGCGGCACCGACCTCATGGTCGCCATGAACCCGCAGACCTGGGACAAGGACATCGCCTCGATCGAGCCGGGCGGCTACCTCTTCTATGATTCGTCGCGGCCGATCCCGGCCTCGAAATTCCGCGACGACATCGCCGTCATCGGCATGCCGCTGACCCAGATCTGCAACCGCGAATATTCCGATCCGCGCCAGCGCCAGCTGTTCAAGAACATCATCTATGTCGGCGCCCTGTCGGCCCTGCTCGACATCGACATCGCCGAGGTCGAGAAGCTGCTCTCCGAGCAGTTCAGGGGCAAGGACAAGCTGATCGCTCCGAACGTCAAGGCCTTGCATATCGGGCGCGACTACGCGCTCGAAAACCTCTCCTGCCCGATCGGGCTGCAGGTGCGGCGCTCGGACAAGATCGGCGATCGCATCTTCGTCGAAGGCAATGCGGCGGCGGGCCTCGGCGCCGTCTATGGCGGCGCGAGCGTCTGCGCCTGGTATCCGATCACGCCCTCGACCTCGCTTGCTGAAGCCTTCGGCAGTTATTGCAAGCGCTACCGCACCGACAAGGAGAGCGGCAAGAACCGCTACGCCATCGTCCAGGCGGAGGACGAGCTCGCCTCGATCGGCATGGTGGTCGGCGCCGCCTGGAACGGGGCGCGGGCCTTCACGGCGACCTCGGGACCCGGCATCTCGCTGATGCAGGAATTCCTGGGGCTAGCCTATTTCGCCGAGGTGCCGGCGGTGATCTTCGACGTGCAGCGCGGCGGCCCGTCCACCGGTATGCCGACCCGCACCCAGCAATCCGACATCCTGCTGTGCGCCTATGCGTCGCATGGCGACACCAAGCATGTGCTCCTCTTCCCCGAGGATCCGCATGAGGCCTTCGAGTTCGGCGCGCAGGCCTTCGACCTCGCCGACCGGCTGCAGACACCGGTCTTCGTGATGCTCGATCTCGACATCGGCATGAATCACCGGCTGTGCCGCCCCTTCACCTGGGATGACAGCCGCGTCTATGACCGCGGCAAGGTGATGAGCTATGAGGATCTCGAGAGCGGCCGCGATTTCGGCCGCTATCTCGATGTCGACGGCGACGGCATCCCCTATCGGACCTATCCCGGCACGCATCCGAAGCGCGGCTCCTTCTTCACCCGCGGCTCGACGCGCGATCGCTATGCCCGCTACACCGAGGAAGGCGGGCCTTATGTCGACAATATGGAGCGGCTTTCGCGCAAATTCGACACGGCGAAGACGCTGGTGCCGCCCGCGATCCTGCACGCGGCCGGGCGCCAGACGCCGCTCGGCGTGATCTATTTCGGCTCGACCAGCCCAGCCATGGACGAGGCGGTCGAGCTGCTCGCGGCGGACGGCATCCATCTCGATCGCTTGCGCGTTCGCGCCTTCCCGTTCGGGCGCGAGGTGACGGATTTCATCGCCGCCCATGAGCGCATCTTCCTCGTCGAGCAGAACCGCGACGCGCAATTGCGCACCTTGCTGCTTGCCGAATGCGGCGTCGATCCGGCCATGCTCGCGCCGATCCTGCACTATGACGGCACGCCGATCACGGCGCGCTTCATCCATGAAGCGATCGCGGGAGCGGTCAAGGCCGTGCCCGAAACGGTCAAGCGGCGAGTGGTGAGAAGTGAGTAG
- a CDS encoding Virulence factor — protein MAQIVITYWRDIPAQVTASLPGGRRAGRVKRELSPRFAQAIDMAAMRDGATGTDAYLADWRQGETLPCGDDLETALSTEVARLESAYDAERLRALIAAGGREASLSEANGE, from the coding sequence ATGGCCCAAATCGTCATCACCTATTGGCGCGACATCCCGGCGCAAGTGACGGCTTCGCTCCCCGGAGGCCGCAGGGCAGGGCGCGTCAAGCGCGAGCTCTCGCCGCGTTTCGCCCAGGCGATCGACATGGCCGCGATGCGCGACGGCGCCACCGGGACCGATGCCTACCTCGCCGATTGGCGCCAGGGCGAAACTCTGCCCTGCGGCGATGATCTCGAGACCGCGCTCTCGACCGAGGTCGCGCGCCTCGAGAGCGCCTATGACGCTGAGCGCTTGCGCGCCCTGATCGCGGCCGGCGGACGCGAGGCGAGCTTAAGCGAAGCGAATGGCGAGTAG
- a CDS encoding NADPH-dependent glutamate synthase beta chain encodes MKPTDIGNPDYFHKVVDCQWACPAHTPVPEYIRLIAAGRYSDAYMINWESNVFPGILGRTCDRPCEPACRRGRVEEEPVAICRLKRVAADYKDDITGRLPKPPERRNGKRIACIGAGPASLTVARDLAPLGYEVVVFDGDKRAGGMMRTQIPKFRLPETVIDEEVGYIIDHGVEFRGGQAIDSLKSLLSEGYDAIFVGTGAPRGRNLEIPGRQEAAANIYIGIDWLSSVSFGHVTKIGKRVIVLGGGNTAMDCCRSSRRLGGEEVTVVVRSGFEEMKASPWEKEDAIHEGIPILNYLVPKEFLHTDGRLTGMVFAKVKAERGADGRRDLVPTGEPDVRMECDDVLIAVGQENAFPWIERDAGIAFDKWGMPVVDKVTFQASLPNVFFGGDSAFGPKNIIWAVAHGHEAAVSIDLLLNGEDIRKRLPPMTNLVSQKMGIHEWSYDNDVALDLRYKVPLKDQAIALKDIKQEVELGFDPKLAFAEAQRCLNCDAQTVFSSPLCIECDACVDICPMDCITFTENGEEAELRTRLSAPATNLTQDIYVADGLKTQRIMAKDEDVCLHCGLCAERCPTGAWDMQKFMLDITHAGHQCRSPA; translated from the coding sequence GTGAAGCCCACCGACATCGGTAACCCCGATTACTTTCACAAGGTCGTCGACTGCCAATGGGCCTGCCCAGCCCACACCCCGGTCCCCGAATATATCCGGTTGATCGCGGCAGGCCGCTACAGCGACGCCTATATGATCAACTGGGAATCGAACGTCTTCCCCGGCATCCTCGGGAGGACTTGCGACCGCCCCTGCGAGCCGGCCTGTCGCCGCGGACGCGTCGAGGAGGAGCCGGTCGCCATCTGCCGCCTCAAGCGGGTGGCGGCGGACTACAAGGACGACATCACCGGACGCTTGCCCAAGCCACCCGAACGCCGGAACGGCAAGCGCATCGCCTGCATCGGAGCCGGGCCCGCCTCGCTGACCGTGGCGCGCGACCTCGCCCCTCTCGGCTATGAGGTCGTGGTCTTCGACGGCGACAAGCGGGCGGGCGGCATGATGCGCACCCAGATCCCGAAATTCCGCCTGCCCGAGACCGTCATCGACGAGGAAGTCGGCTATATTATCGATCATGGCGTCGAGTTCCGTGGCGGCCAGGCGATCGACAGCCTCAAATCCCTGTTGAGCGAGGGCTACGACGCCATCTTCGTGGGCACTGGCGCGCCGCGCGGCCGCAACCTCGAAATTCCGGGCCGCCAGGAAGCCGCCGCCAATATTTATATCGGCATCGACTGGCTCTCCAGCGTCTCCTTCGGCCACGTCACCAAGATCGGCAAGCGCGTCATCGTGCTCGGCGGCGGCAACACGGCCATGGATTGCTGCCGCTCCTCGCGCCGCCTCGGTGGCGAAGAGGTCACGGTGGTGGTGCGTTCGGGCTTCGAGGAGATGAAGGCCTCGCCCTGGGAGAAGGAGGATGCCATCCATGAGGGCATCCCGATCCTGAACTATCTCGTGCCCAAGGAATTCCTGCACACCGACGGGCGCCTCACCGGCATGGTGTTCGCGAAGGTCAAGGCGGAACGCGGCGCGGATGGACGTCGCGACCTCGTGCCGACGGGCGAGCCGGATGTGCGCATGGAGTGCGACGACGTGCTGATCGCCGTCGGCCAGGAGAACGCCTTCCCCTGGATCGAGCGCGATGCCGGCATCGCCTTCGACAAATGGGGAATGCCCGTCGTCGACAAGGTGACCTTCCAGGCGAGCTTGCCGAATGTCTTCTTCGGCGGCGATTCGGCCTTCGGGCCGAAGAACATCATCTGGGCCGTGGCCCATGGCCATGAGGCGGCCGTGTCGATCGATCTCCTCCTGAACGGCGAGGACATCAGGAAGCGCCTGCCGCCGATGACCAATCTGGTCAGCCAGAAGATGGGCATCCATGAGTGGAGCTACGACAATGATGTGGCGCTCGACCTGCGCTACAAGGTGCCGCTCAAGGACCAGGCGATCGCCCTCAAGGACATCAAGCAGGAGGTGGAGCTCGGTTTCGATCCGAAGCTCGCCTTCGCCGAGGCGCAGCGCTGCCTCAACTGCGACGCCCAGACGGTATTCAGCTCGCCCCTGTGCATCGAATGCGATGCCTGCGTCGATATCTGCCCCATGGACTGCATCACCTTCACGGAGAACGGGGAAGAGGCCGAGCTGCGCACCAGGCTGAGCGCGCCGGCCACCAACCTGACGCAGGACATCTATGTCGCGGACGGCCTCAAGACCCAGCGCATCATGGCCAAGGACGAGGATGTCTGCCTGCATTGCGGGCTGTGCGCCGAGCGCTGCCCGACCGGTGCATGGGACATGCAGAAGTTCATGCTCGACATCACCCATGCGGGACACCAATGCCGATCGCCAGCATAA
- a CDS encoding 2-oxoglutarate ferredoxin oxidoreductase subunit beta: protein MTYHPKPKFHHPGLEANELGFTHRDYEGAISTLCAGCGHDAISSAIMRACFELSLPPHRIAKLSGIGCSSKTPTYFLGQAHGFNSVHGRMPSVLTGANLANRDLIYLGVSGDGDSASIGFGQFAHAIRRGVNMCYIVENNGVYGLTKGQFSATSDKGSKSKRGVANTDTAIDLVAVALQLGATFVARSFSGDKGQLVPLIKAAIEHEGAAFIDCVSPCVAFNNHDGSTKSFDYVRAHNAALNSLDFMTGRAPITAEYEPGALEVIELHDGSSMRLRKIAPDHDVHDRIAAINLLHQRAAAGEIATGLIYVDKEPDDLHHHLATIEQPLNELGEKELCPGSAALDKLNAGLR, encoded by the coding sequence ATGACCTATCATCCCAAGCCCAAATTCCACCATCCGGGGCTCGAGGCCAACGAGCTCGGCTTCACGCATCGCGACTATGAGGGTGCGATCTCGACGCTCTGCGCCGGCTGCGGCCACGACGCGATTTCGTCGGCCATCATGCGCGCCTGTTTCGAGCTGTCCTTGCCGCCGCACCGCATCGCCAAGCTCTCAGGCATCGGCTGCTCCTCGAAGACACCGACCTATTTCCTAGGCCAAGCGCATGGCTTCAACAGCGTGCATGGGCGCATGCCCTCCGTGCTCACCGGCGCCAACCTCGCCAATCGCGACCTCATCTATCTCGGCGTCTCGGGCGACGGCGATTCGGCCTCGATCGGCTTCGGGCAATTCGCCCATGCAATCCGGCGCGGCGTCAATATGTGCTACATCGTCGAGAATAACGGCGTCTACGGCCTGACCAAGGGGCAGTTCTCGGCGACCTCCGACAAGGGCTCGAAATCAAAGCGCGGCGTCGCCAACACCGATACGGCGATCGATCTCGTGGCGGTGGCGCTGCAGCTCGGCGCGACCTTCGTGGCCCGCTCTTTCTCCGGCGACAAAGGCCAGTTGGTGCCGCTGATCAAGGCGGCGATCGAGCATGAAGGCGCGGCCTTCATCGACTGCGTCTCCCCATGTGTCGCCTTCAACAACCATGACGGCTCGACCAAGAGCTTCGACTATGTGCGCGCCCATAATGCGGCCCTGAACTCGCTCGATTTCATGACCGGGCGCGCCCCGATCACGGCCGAATACGAGCCTGGCGCCCTCGAAGTCATCGAGCTGCATGACGGCTCCTCGATGAGGCTGCGCAAGATCGCGCCCGATCACGACGTGCATGACCGGATCGCCGCCATCAACCTGCTGCATCAGCGCGCCGCGGCCGGCGAGATCGCGACCGGCCTCATCTATGTCGATAAGGAACCCGACGATCTGCACCACCATCTCGCCACCATCGAGCAGCCATTGAACGAGCTCGGCGAGAAGGAGCTCTGCCCGGGCTCGGCGGCGCTCGATAAGCTGAATGCCGGCTTGCGCTGA